A genomic window from Microbacterium sp. ET2 includes:
- a CDS encoding HD domain-containing protein, producing the protein MRVPQDPRWHPEGDALTHSLLAADLAAELYDRSDLPLDRREVVVLGALLHDVGKPATTRVRDGRITSRGHAEVGESLVIEMGARMGWPASLTNAVAALVRHHMAPVSVAGAPTRGAVRRLRARLLKANTSLEEWGIVVDSDGASRGPGAIPNRSEPWLRVGSLL; encoded by the coding sequence ATGCGGGTGCCTCAAGATCCGCGCTGGCACCCGGAGGGCGATGCACTGACGCATTCTCTACTTGCCGCGGACTTAGCTGCCGAGTTGTACGACCGATCAGACCTCCCGCTGGACCGCAGAGAGGTCGTGGTGTTGGGTGCGCTGCTACACGATGTGGGGAAGCCTGCGACGACGCGCGTGAGGGATGGGCGGATCACTTCCCGAGGGCACGCTGAAGTTGGCGAAAGCCTAGTCATAGAAATGGGTGCACGGATGGGCTGGCCGGCTTCGCTGACGAATGCGGTTGCTGCGCTCGTTCGACATCACATGGCCCCCGTATCAGTGGCCGGAGCCCCAACCCGCGGCGCAGTCAGGCGGCTACGTGCTCGATTGCTAAAAGCGAACACTTCGCTCGAAGAGTGGGGTATCGTGGTCGACTCGGACGGCGCATCCCGTGGGCCCGGTGCCATACCGAATCGCTCGGAACCTTGGCTTCGCGTAGGTTCTCTCCTTTAG